A part of Desulfotomaculum nigrificans DSM 574 genomic DNA contains:
- a CDS encoding alanyl-tRNA editing protein, with protein MPGIYDDPYIFQFRSNVIGSIKENGKMGVLLENTIFYPEGGGQPSDRGTMVSARRCYEVVHVEQRPEGIVHWLAGTSVPENGASVLMSIDADRRQDHMQQHHGQHIISAIFEQKYGWDTVGFHLGEETSTIDLTTDKIPLHVLQEVEEEANRVVMENLPVKIETYDREQLNPALLKKVPPDQEKVRLVTISGIDENACCGTHPRATGEVGPVKLLKTEKVRGNTRLHFICGLRTIRWIRQTAETLRSIEDAVGAVGSEAITRINNREAELKKLQKERKELLTFKYRHLADQLKEQALFIGDTYLISVQHFPDGDMELIRGVAAIWCEQPQRVAVLTAGTGPFDVVMARGAEVAPAMNQLAAQVWPILKGKGGGSADLVQGKAQELPAEQLNSLVKDFFGG; from the coding sequence ATGCCGGGGATATATGATGATCCATATATCTTTCAATTTCGCTCTAATGTAATCGGCAGCATAAAAGAGAACGGCAAAATGGGAGTTTTACTGGAGAACACCATTTTTTACCCGGAGGGCGGAGGGCAGCCGTCGGACCGGGGTACCATGGTATCGGCCCGGCGCTGCTATGAAGTAGTCCATGTGGAACAGAGACCGGAAGGAATTGTCCACTGGTTGGCCGGGACCAGCGTGCCGGAAAATGGCGCCAGTGTTTTAATGAGTATAGATGCGGATAGGCGCCAGGATCATATGCAGCAACACCATGGGCAGCATATTATTTCAGCTATTTTTGAGCAAAAGTATGGCTGGGATACCGTTGGTTTTCATTTAGGAGAGGAAACCAGCACCATTGATTTAACTACGGACAAGATACCGTTGCATGTGTTACAGGAGGTTGAAGAGGAAGCAAACCGGGTGGTAATGGAGAATCTGCCGGTTAAAATTGAAACCTATGATCGGGAACAGCTTAACCCGGCGTTGTTAAAGAAAGTTCCTCCGGATCAAGAAAAGGTTCGCCTGGTTACTATATCAGGTATCGATGAGAATGCTTGCTGCGGCACACATCCCCGGGCCACCGGCGAGGTAGGACCGGTTAAACTGCTTAAGACCGAAAAAGTACGGGGTAATACCAGGCTGCATTTTATTTGTGGTTTGCGGACTATTCGTTGGATAAGGCAAACTGCCGAAACATTGCGGAGTATTGAAGATGCCGTAGGGGCTGTCGGTAGTGAGGCCATTACCAGGATTAATAATCGGGAAGCGGAACTTAAAAAACTACAGAAGGAACGTAAGGAATTACTAACTTTTAAATACCGTCATTTAGCCGACCAACTAAAGGAACAAGCACTTTTCATCGGAGACACTTATTTAATAAGCGTGCAACATTTTCCGGATGGTGACATGGAATTAATCCGTGGTGTAGCCGCCATCTGGTGTGAGCAACCCCAACGGGTAGCGGTATTGACCGCTGGCACCGGACCCTTTGATGTAGTGATGGCCCGCGGTGCGGAGGTAGCCCCAGCCATGAACCAACTGGCAGCCCAGGTCTGGCCTATCCTCAAGGGTAAAGGTGGTGGCAGTGCCGATTTAGTGCAGGGGAAAGCACAAGAACTGCCTGCAGAACAGCTCAATTCCTTAGTAAAAGATTTTTTCGGTGGATAA
- a CDS encoding mannose-1-phosphate guanyltransferase: protein MKAIIMAGGEGTRLRPLTCGRPKPMMPVVNRPMMEHIVDLLKRHGINEIGVTLQYLPDAIRDYFGSGSEFGVHMRYYVEKVPLGTAGSVKNAQQFLDETFVVISGDALTDLDLSQAMEFHRQKGAMATLVLTPVDCPLEYGVVITDQDGRITQFLEKPGWGEVFSDTVNTGIYILEPEVLNYFEPGQKFDFSKDLFPLLLKEKQPLYGTVLAGYWCDIGNLQQYVQAHQDCLTGKAAIKIPGTEIAPGIWIGENTRIDREAQINGPVLIGDNCLIGPGAVIDAYSVIGNGCMVQEQATLKRSVVWDNVYIGPKSAIRGAVIGSRVKVNANAAVYEGSVVGSDSVLKERCLLKPDVKLWPGKVVETGATVGSSLVWGTAKSRSLFGIEGITGLTNIDITPEFACRLGAAHGSNLGIAARVGVSSDSYAASRMIKKALICGLQSAGAEVLDFGDGITPMHRFAVRTYNCQAGLHVRLSSQRSDKLNILFTDAKGANISRGQERKIENTLAREDFRRVEARQIKPVRTVEGVAQSYARDLIKDINADILKQNRPHLTLLYDRANLEHIVSTALSALGIAADNLDLPRESGIPHHWSAYEELLSDLTRAVREKGSAAGAIIDPNGDRLIIVDGQGNVISEDKLTALISLIILKEQAGPVIVPVTAPRAIDELARRYKGTVIRTKTSQQDFINKIMNHGFQTDGQLQRYLMNFDALSALLRIIDFCARKGLTLQELVAEIPDFFLHKREVQVPWEAKGRVIRKLIEEQSGKLELLDGVKVYHPNGWALVLPDPEEPVCRLFTEGLNMEIAEELTDLYTRKINEIAGA from the coding sequence ATGAAAGCAATTATTATGGCCGGTGGTGAGGGGACAAGGCTTAGACCCTTAACCTGCGGCCGGCCCAAGCCCATGATGCCGGTGGTTAACCGGCCCATGATGGAACATATTGTGGATTTATTAAAAAGGCACGGTATTAATGAAATAGGGGTAACCCTGCAATATCTTCCTGATGCCATTAGGGACTACTTTGGTAGCGGTTCTGAATTTGGTGTGCATATGCGCTACTATGTGGAGAAAGTTCCCCTGGGCACGGCAGGTAGTGTAAAAAATGCCCAGCAATTTTTGGATGAAACCTTTGTGGTCATTAGTGGTGATGCTCTTACCGATTTGGATCTGAGCCAGGCCATGGAGTTTCATCGGCAAAAGGGGGCCATGGCCACTTTGGTGCTAACACCGGTGGATTGTCCTTTGGAATACGGGGTAGTAATTACCGATCAAGATGGGAGAATTACGCAGTTTTTGGAAAAACCCGGCTGGGGAGAAGTCTTCAGTGATACCGTTAACACCGGTATCTATATACTGGAACCGGAAGTATTAAATTATTTTGAGCCGGGGCAAAAGTTTGATTTCAGTAAAGATTTGTTTCCCCTATTGTTAAAGGAAAAACAACCTTTGTATGGTACGGTATTGGCGGGTTATTGGTGCGACATAGGTAACTTACAACAATATGTGCAAGCTCACCAGGATTGCCTGACCGGCAAAGCAGCGATCAAGATTCCCGGTACGGAAATTGCACCCGGTATTTGGATTGGTGAGAATACCCGGATAGACCGGGAGGCACAAATTAACGGACCTGTTTTAATTGGGGACAATTGCCTCATCGGGCCTGGAGCAGTTATCGATGCCTATTCTGTAATTGGTAACGGTTGTATGGTGCAAGAACAGGCCACCCTTAAACGAAGTGTGGTATGGGATAATGTATACATTGGTCCCAAGTCAGCCATTCGGGGAGCGGTAATTGGCAGCAGGGTCAAAGTAAATGCCAATGCAGCTGTCTACGAAGGTTCCGTGGTGGGTAGTGATTCTGTACTTAAGGAACGCTGCTTGCTGAAACCGGACGTTAAGCTATGGCCGGGTAAGGTGGTAGAAACCGGGGCCACCGTGGGAAGCAGTCTGGTCTGGGGTACGGCTAAGTCCAGGTCTTTGTTTGGTATAGAAGGGATTACGGGCTTAACTAATATTGACATCACCCCGGAATTTGCCTGCCGGTTGGGTGCTGCCCACGGGAGTAATTTAGGCATTGCCGCCAGGGTGGGTGTATCCAGTGATAGTTATGCGGCTTCCCGCATGATTAAAAAAGCCTTGATTTGCGGGCTGCAATCTGCCGGTGCGGAAGTGCTGGATTTTGGTGACGGTATTACTCCCATGCATCGCTTTGCGGTAAGGACATATAACTGCCAGGCGGGACTTCATGTCCGTTTATCTTCTCAACGATCCGACAAATTAAATATCTTATTCACCGATGCCAAGGGAGCCAACATCTCCCGGGGGCAAGAGCGAAAAATTGAAAATACCCTGGCCAGGGAAGATTTTAGGCGGGTAGAGGCCCGGCAGATTAAGCCTGTTCGGACAGTCGAGGGGGTGGCCCAGTCCTATGCCCGGGATCTGATTAAGGATATCAATGCCGATATACTTAAACAAAACAGACCACACCTGACATTACTATATGACCGGGCCAACCTTGAACATATTGTGTCAACAGCACTGTCAGCTTTAGGCATCGCAGCAGATAATTTAGATTTGCCACGAGAATCCGGTATTCCCCACCATTGGTCAGCCTATGAGGAACTGTTAAGTGACTTAACCAGGGCCGTCCGGGAGAAGGGATCAGCTGCAGGGGCGATTATAGATCCCAACGGCGACCGATTAATCATTGTTGATGGACAAGGAAATGTAATCAGTGAGGATAAATTAACCGCTCTTATTTCCTTAATCATACTTAAAGAACAGGCCGGTCCGGTTATAGTTCCGGTCACTGCCCCCCGGGCCATTGATGAATTGGCCAGGCGTTATAAAGGGACGGTAATCCGGACTAAAACCTCTCAGCAAGACTTTATTAACAAAATCATGAATCATGGTTTTCAGACAGATGGTCAATTACAGCGGTATTTAATGAACTTTGATGCCTTATCTGCCCTGCTCCGGATTATTGATTTCTGTGCCAGGAAAGGTCTTACCCTGCAGGAATTGGTGGCCGAAATACCGGATTTCTTCCTGCATAAAAGGGAAGTGCAAGTTCCCTGGGAAGCTAAGGGCCGGGTCATTAGAAAACTTATTGAGGAACAGAGCGGAAAATTGGAGTTACTGGACGGGGTTAAGGTTTACCACCCCAACGGCTGGGCGCTGGTTTTACCTGATCCGGAGGAACCGGTGTGCCGGTTATTTACAGAAGGATTAAACATGGAAATAGCCGAAGAATTAACAGATTTATATACCAGAAAGATTAATGAAATTGCCGGTGCCTAA
- a CDS encoding CoA-binding protein, with translation MYNNPDDQTIKELLNNCRTIAIVGLSDKPQRDSFKVANYLQQHGYRIIPVHPRVTEVLGEKAYKTLADIPDQIDLVNVFRKSEDTPPVVEQAVSLKPKAIWLQLGIANEEAAQIATRAGITFVQDRCIKIEHARLLGE, from the coding sequence TTGTACAACAATCCTGACGATCAAACCATTAAAGAACTGTTAAATAACTGCCGCACCATTGCCATTGTCGGTTTATCGGACAAACCCCAACGTGATAGTTTTAAAGTGGCAAATTACCTGCAACAGCACGGCTACCGAATTATTCCGGTACATCCCCGGGTAACCGAAGTGCTGGGTGAAAAAGCCTATAAAACTCTGGCGGATATTCCGGACCAGATTGATCTGGTTAATGTTTTCCGGAAAAGTGAAGATACACCTCCGGTGGTGGAGCAAGCCGTATCTTTAAAACCTAAGGCTATCTGGCTGCAGTTAGGGATCGCCAATGAGGAAGCCGCCCAAATTGCCACCAGGGCAGGTATTACTTTTGTTCAGGACCGCTGTATAAAGATCGAACATGCCCGGCTCCTGGGAGAATAA
- the trmL gene encoding tRNA (uridine(34)/cytosine(34)/5-carboxymethylaminomethyluridine(34)-2'-O)-methyltransferase TrmL, with protein MHIVLVEPEIPANTGNIARTCSVTGASLHLVRPLGFSTDDRHLKRAGLDYWHLLDLHYHDSLQELQEQYPNGRFWYFTTKGGKPHHRVQYRPDDFLVFGKETAGLPREVLSQNPDYCLRIPMLETVRSLNLSNSVAIALYEALRQLGFPNMK; from the coding sequence ATGCATATCGTTTTAGTGGAGCCTGAAATCCCAGCCAATACCGGTAACATTGCCCGCACCTGTTCAGTCACCGGAGCCAGTTTACATTTAGTTAGACCGTTAGGATTCTCCACCGATGACCGACACTTAAAGCGGGCCGGGTTGGATTACTGGCACCTGTTAGATTTACATTATCACGATAGCTTGCAGGAACTTCAGGAGCAATATCCTAACGGGAGATTTTGGTATTTTACCACCAAAGGCGGCAAGCCCCATCACCGGGTGCAGTACCGGCCTGATGATTTTCTGGTCTTTGGTAAAGAAACCGCCGGCTTACCCAGGGAAGTATTAAGCCAAAATCCAGACTATTGTTTACGTATCCCTATGCTGGAGACGGTGCGTTCTTTGAATTTATCCAACTCAGTTGCCATTGCTCTTTATGAAGCTCTGCGCCAACTGGGTTTTCCCAACATGAAATGA
- the nth gene encoding endonuclease III, with translation MAEDRKPDPATVRRANLIARRLAEAYPEATTDLKFSTPFELMVAVILSAQSTDAQVNKITAKLFKKYRTPEDFARLTPEQLAEDIKGCGLFRNKSKFIVEASKILVDKYGGKVPENRETLEKLPGVGRKTANVILGVAFGHHTFPVDTHVHRVARRLGLSQGKTPEQTEQDLCALFPPELWQRAHHQIIYHGRRVCDARNPRCWECCLKELCPTAGKQKGENK, from the coding sequence ATGGCGGAAGATAGGAAACCGGACCCGGCAACTGTTCGCCGGGCTAATTTAATTGCCCGCCGTTTAGCTGAGGCCTATCCGGAGGCAACCACTGACCTAAAATTCTCCACACCCTTTGAATTAATGGTGGCTGTCATTTTGTCTGCCCAGAGTACAGATGCACAGGTTAATAAGATAACGGCCAAGCTGTTTAAAAAATACCGAACCCCCGAGGATTTTGCTCGACTGACCCCGGAGCAGTTGGCCGAGGACATTAAAGGGTGTGGTCTTTTTCGCAATAAAAGTAAGTTTATCGTTGAAGCCAGCAAAATATTGGTGGACAAATATGGCGGTAAGGTACCTGAAAACCGGGAAACATTAGAAAAATTACCCGGGGTGGGGCGAAAAACCGCCAATGTTATCCTGGGTGTGGCCTTTGGTCACCACACCTTTCCGGTGGACACCCACGTGCACCGGGTAGCCCGCCGTTTAGGTTTATCCCAGGGGAAGACTCCAGAGCAAACAGAACAGGACCTGTGTGCCCTGTTTCCGCCGGAACTATGGCAGCGTGCCCACCATCAAATAATCTATCACGGCAGACGGGTTTGTGATGCCCGTAACCCCCGCTGTTGGGAATGTTGTTTAAAGGAATTGTGTCCAACGGCCGGTAAGCAAAAGGGAGAGAATAAGTAA
- a CDS encoding LysO family transporter: MAAVLLAVALGVLVGHLNLFPYGQKTINKLTTTCLLVMLLAMGANLGANDKLLADLTRIGWQALVLALGSVVGSVLLVRAAEKRISEQLKQDEEA; the protein is encoded by the coding sequence ATGGCAGCGGTATTGTTGGCGGTGGCTCTGGGAGTTCTGGTGGGCCACCTAAATTTATTTCCTTATGGACAAAAGACCATCAATAAGTTAACCACGACCTGCCTTTTAGTCATGTTGTTAGCCATGGGAGCTAATCTGGGAGCCAATGATAAATTGCTGGCCGATTTAACCCGTATTGGCTGGCAAGCCCTGGTGTTGGCCCTTGGCAGTGTAGTAGGCAGTGTTTTACTGGTACGGGCTGCCGAAAAGCGGATTAGCGAGCAACTTAAGCAGGACGAGGAAGCCTAG